The Lactuca sativa cultivar Salinas chromosome 2, Lsat_Salinas_v11, whole genome shotgun sequence genome includes a window with the following:
- the LOC111892801 gene encoding protein METHYLENE BLUE SENSITIVITY 1: MTGKAKPKKHTAKEIQAKVDAATTNRGGGKAGVADRTGQEKGGHAKFECPLCKITVPDVKTMQIHHESKHPKLPYDESKITNLHAVLAPVADTSKGRPGVRGSLKK; the protein is encoded by the coding sequence ATGACAGGAAAAGCGAAGCCGAAGAAGCATACGGCGAAGGAAATCCAGGCGAAAGTGGACGCGGCCACGACCAACAGAGGCGGCGGCAAGGCCGGAGTTGCTGATCGGACCGGTCAGGAGAAGGGAGGTCACGCTAAGTTCGAATGCCCTCTCTGCAAGATCACTGTACCGGATGTTAAAACGATGCAGATCCACCATGAATCGAAGCACCCTAAGCTTCCGTATGATGAATCAAAGATAACTAACCTCCATGCCGTGCTCGCACCCGTCGCGGATACATCCAAGGGTCGCCCTGGTGTTCGTGGTAGTCTCAAGAAGTGA